The Camelus dromedarius isolate mCamDro1 chromosome 1, mCamDro1.pat, whole genome shotgun sequence genome has a window encoding:
- the LOC105091805 gene encoding cystatin-B produces the protein MMCGAPSATQPATAEIQAVADQVKAQLEEKENKKFSLFKAVEFKNQVVAGRNFFIKVQVDDEEFVHLRVFESLPHENKPPALASYQTNKARHDELSYF, from the coding sequence ATGATGTGCGGTGCGCCCTCCGCCACGCAGCCGGCCACGGCCGAGATCCAGGCCGTCGCCGACCAGGTGAAGGCACagctggaggagaaggagaataAGAAGTTCTCCCTGTTTAAGGCTGTGGAGTTCAAGAACCAGGTGGTCGCCGGCAGAAACTTCTTCATCAAGGTTCAGGTTGACGATGAGGAGTTCGTGCACCTTCGAGTATTTGAGAGCCTCCCACACGAAAACAAGCCCCCGGCCTTGGCCAGCTACCAGACCAACAAAGCCAGGCACGACGAGCTGTCCTACTTCTAG